A genomic stretch from Nitrospira sp. includes:
- a CDS encoding glycosyltransferase family 39 protein, translated as MWRSGERVSVDGVIGGQESKVPLRWEAEARRYVEMVLLVLICGWGYFANLHLSLLEGSEGLYAGIAGEMGRRNEFFDLTYHGEPYFNKPPLFFWLLHWATSLWGDQEIALRIPGSLAAIGTVVLVYVLGTRLLSSTAGFWAALVVATSHVFLWYGRRVLFDSTLTFLVTLALFAWVQVQILGRSSRWYLLAFCSMALGAMLKEMHGFFLPLLVMSTYACIQRDARMLRDRWFWAGLGLAIAMMAGYALVLGPGYQHHFRIMSAIGSVWNSGLAGSVGVAKDGHPLYWYLGMMWADFFPWCALLPSAVLLLWAQRPLRAHPTELLLLVWVLSLFTAFSLATLKREPYLVTIVPGIGLMIGYFYHRMFTSGESSRAMPPLLKVLLAILAVVFAAGMFFGAAPLRRRWLVSSPVVSPVFIVTIVGLAGTLLFAVVKARLHLALHVVGLLAVAYVVLVVNYVFPAIDQAASPRKATEEIKVLARGAGPALFMYIPGWPKNEDALYYLKRDTVVPELSNVEAVHEAVRTHGQVRIVTEEQHMMSLQRLGGLVVERLQEFQQPGRKHLFLLSVNAKT; from the coding sequence ATGTGGCGAAGCGGTGAACGGGTCTCGGTTGACGGTGTGATCGGCGGGCAGGAATCGAAGGTGCCGCTCCGGTGGGAGGCGGAAGCCCGCCGGTATGTGGAGATGGTGCTCCTGGTGCTGATCTGTGGATGGGGATATTTCGCCAATCTGCACCTCTCGTTATTGGAAGGCAGCGAAGGACTCTACGCCGGCATTGCCGGAGAAATGGGGCGGCGGAACGAGTTCTTCGATCTCACGTATCACGGTGAACCGTATTTCAACAAGCCGCCGCTGTTTTTCTGGCTGCTTCACTGGGCGACGTCGCTGTGGGGCGACCAGGAAATCGCGTTGCGGATTCCGGGCTCGCTTGCGGCGATCGGCACGGTGGTGCTCGTTTATGTCTTGGGGACGAGATTGTTGTCCTCGACGGCAGGATTCTGGGCGGCGCTCGTCGTGGCCACCAGCCATGTGTTTCTTTGGTATGGACGACGTGTGCTGTTTGATTCCACCTTGACGTTCCTCGTCACGCTGGCCCTGTTCGCCTGGGTTCAGGTGCAGATCCTGGGCCGCAGTTCACGATGGTATCTCCTGGCATTTTGCAGTATGGCGCTCGGGGCGATGTTGAAAGAGATGCACGGGTTTTTTCTGCCCCTGCTTGTCATGAGCACCTATGCCTGCATCCAGCGTGATGCACGAATGTTGCGGGACCGGTGGTTTTGGGCCGGGTTGGGCCTGGCCATCGCCATGATGGCTGGATACGCGTTGGTGCTGGGACCCGGGTATCAGCATCATTTTAGGATCATGAGCGCGATCGGGTCTGTGTGGAACAGCGGTCTGGCCGGATCTGTCGGCGTGGCCAAGGACGGGCATCCGCTGTATTGGTATCTGGGCATGATGTGGGCGGACTTCTTCCCATGGTGTGCCTTGCTCCCGTCGGCGGTGTTGTTGCTTTGGGCGCAGCGACCGCTTCGTGCACATCCGACCGAATTGTTGCTGCTGGTCTGGGTGCTCAGTCTGTTCACGGCATTTAGTCTGGCCACACTCAAGCGCGAGCCCTATCTCGTGACGATCGTGCCGGGAATCGGGCTCATGATCGGGTATTTCTATCACCGAATGTTTACGTCCGGCGAGTCGTCCCGTGCGATGCCTCCATTGTTGAAAGTCCTGCTGGCCATCCTGGCTGTGGTGTTCGCGGCAGGGATGTTTTTCGGGGCTGCGCCGTTGCGACGGCGCTGGTTAGTCTCCTCGCCGGTGGTCTCGCCGGTGTTCATCGTCACGATCGTCGGTCTGGCCGGTACGTTGCTGTTCGCGGTCGTCAAAGCGCGCCTGCATCTTGCGCTTCACGTCGTGGGTCTGCTCGCCGTGGCCTATGTCGTGCTGGTCGTGAACTACGTATTCCCGGCGATCGATCAGGCGGCTTCGCCACGGAAGGCTACGGAGGAGATCAAGGTGTTGGCGAGAGGGGCCGGCCCGGCCTTGTTCATGTATATCCCGGGGTGGCCGAAAAACGAAGATGCCCTGTATTACCTGAAGCGGGACACCGTCGTGCCGGAGCTGTCGAATGTTGAGGCGGTGCACGAAGCCGTGCGCACACATGGGCAGGTCCGGATCGTTACCGAAGAGCAGCACATGATGTCGCTGCAGCGGTTGGGCGGGTTGGTGGTCGAGCGACTCCAGGAGTTTCAGCAGCCCGGCCGAAAACATCTCTTTCTCCTCAGCGTGAATGCAAAGACCTAG